GTCAACGCGCTCAACGGCCGCGCGTGAGACTCAGGGGGTAACCGAGCATGGCACCGCAGGATGGGTCGAACGTCCCACTCGGGGACAACTCGTCGACCGTCGACATCGTGGAGAGCGCCCGCGGCCGGACCGACGGGCCCGACATCGGCGACGACCGCGCGATCACCAACCCGCCGAACTGGCAGGCGCAGGAGAGCCAGCAGCTCTACGAAGGCGCCACGGTGAACAACGACCCCGGCACCGCCGAGGCCACCAGCCAGGTCTGGTCCCAGCACAGCAAGGACCTGACCCAGGCGGCCAACGACCTGTACAACGCGATCAGCGAGCTCGGCGCGGCCTGGGTCGGCCAGGGGGCCGGCGCCGCGCAGGGCACGCTCGTGGCCATCGCCAACTCCAGCTCCACCGCTTCGCAGGCGGCCAGCACCATGTCCACCCGGCTGGCGCAGCAGGCCGCCGCGGCGGCCGAGGTGAAGAAGATGCCCGCCCCCAAGCAGTTCGACCCGCAGAAGCAGACCGAGGCCATGCTGGCCGGCGGTCCGGCCGCGATGGTCGCCGACATGAAGGCCCAGTCGGACGCCGCGGACGAGGTCAAGGCCCAGCAGGTCGCCTTCTTCAACCGCTACACCCAGGCGATGTCCGAGGTGGACAGCACCACGCCGAGCTTCGGCCCGGAGTCGCTCGGGCTCAAGCCGTTCACCGGTACCGGCCCCTCGGGGCTCGGCCTGACCGGCGTCAGCGGTGGCGTGCCCTCGGTCGGCGGTGCCTCGGTGACCGGCCCGTACGGCGGGTACAGCGGTGACTACGCGGGCAGCGGATCGCCCGGGCTGGGCAGCAGCTCGTCCGCCGCCGCGCCCGGTGCCTCGGTCAGCTCGGCCACCACGCAGGCCGGTTACGCGCCGGGCCAGGGCGTCGGGGTGGGGACCGGCGTTGGTGCCGGTGCCGCGCCGACCGCGCCGCCGCCCGCCGCGCCGACCGGCAACCCGGCCGCGGCGCTGGGTGCCGCGGGTCTCGGCGGTGCCGCCGGTCTCGCCGGTGGCCGGGCGCTGAGCAGCGGGAACCGCAGCGGGGCCACCAGGTCCGCCGCTTCGGAGACCGGTGCCGCCGCGCAGCAGGCGCCGAACAGCGCCGCCAGCGCCACCCCGCAGAACGCGGGCGTGGTTTCGCCGGGCGGCACCATCGGCGGCCAGGGCGCGCCCCCGATGGGCATGGGCGGCATGGGTGGCATGGGCGGGGCCCACGGTGCCCAGGCCCAGGAGGAAGAGGAGCACACCCACGCCTCCTTCCTGATCGAGCCCGACCCCGACGACGCGTTCGGCGCGAACGAGGCCACGCCGCCGCCGGTGATCGGTGCTTGGACCGACGACGAGGACCGTTAATGGCGCAGGCGGAGCTGCTGACTCCGCTGGAGCTCGACTTCCTGTGGGAGTCCTACGGCAACGCCGAGTTGCCGTATCCGCTGAAGGCCCGCTCGCACGGCGACACCGTCGACGAGCGGGCCACGCTCCGGCAGCAGGTGCTGACCGGGCTGGTGCAGCGCGGGGTGGCCGACAGCCGCGGCCGCCCCGAGCCGTACATCGAAGACTGGTTCGGCGTGCTGTCCGGCGCGGACCTGAGCCTGGACTCGGTGCACCTGCCGAACCCCGGCATCGAGCCGATCCTGGCGGTGGCCTCCGCGCTCGGCGGGCAGGGTCTGCTCGCCGTGCAGGACCACCGCGGCCTGCACCTGCACCAGACCCCGGCCGACGGGCTGGCCAGCGCCATCGTCAGCCTGCTGCCGCCGGCGCCCCGCGGCAGTGAGAAGTCCATCACCGTGCCGCTGGAGCAGCTGATCTCCGGTTCGGGCGTGGACTTCATGCAGCGCCGCGGTCCGGCCGGGGCCGACGGCCGGTCGAGCGCCGACGAGGACCGCAAGGCGCTGGCCCGGCTGCACGCGCAGCCCCGCCTGCGCGGCGGCCAGATCGGCGCGAACGCCCGCAACCGCACCGGCGGCAAGGTGCGCACGCCGGTGCTGAGCTGGTTCGACACCGAGTCGGGCCGCTACTTCACCCAGGCCACCCGCGGTCGCGACGGCCGCGACTGGATCACCATCGCCCCGGCGGACGCGGCCACCCTGCGCAACCGCCTCGGTGAGATGCTCGCGGGGGCCGCCAGCGACGCGGGCGCCGCCCGCATCTGAGACCCCACCCGTACCCGGAGGAGGAGTAAGTGCCCGCACAGGAGTTCTTCACGCCGATGGCGTTCGACTTCCTCTGGGAGGCGATGAACATCGGGGAACTCCCGTATCCGCTTCGGGTCCGCTCGCACGGCGACACCGAGGACGAGCGGATCGCGTTGCGGCAGCGGGTCA
The genomic region above belongs to Amycolatopsis sp. YIM 10 and contains:
- a CDS encoding WXG100 family type VII secretion target — translated: MAPQDGSNVPLGDNSSTVDIVESARGRTDGPDIGDDRAITNPPNWQAQESQQLYEGATVNNDPGTAEATSQVWSQHSKDLTQAANDLYNAISELGAAWVGQGAGAAQGTLVAIANSSSTASQAASTMSTRLAQQAAAAAEVKKMPAPKQFDPQKQTEAMLAGGPAAMVADMKAQSDAADEVKAQQVAFFNRYTQAMSEVDSTTPSFGPESLGLKPFTGTGPSGLGLTGVSGGVPSVGGASVTGPYGGYSGDYAGSGSPGLGSSSSAAAPGASVSSATTQAGYAPGQGVGVGTGVGAGAAPTAPPPAAPTGNPAAALGAAGLGGAAGLAGGRALSSGNRSGATRSAASETGAAAQQAPNSAASATPQNAGVVSPGGTIGGQGAPPMGMGGMGGMGGAHGAQAQEEEEHTHASFLIEPDPDDAFGANEATPPPVIGAWTDDEDR
- a CDS encoding ESX secretion-associated protein EspG is translated as MAQAELLTPLELDFLWESYGNAELPYPLKARSHGDTVDERATLRQQVLTGLVQRGVADSRGRPEPYIEDWFGVLSGADLSLDSVHLPNPGIEPILAVASALGGQGLLAVQDHRGLHLHQTPADGLASAIVSLLPPAPRGSEKSITVPLEQLISGSGVDFMQRRGPAGADGRSSADEDRKALARLHAQPRLRGGQIGANARNRTGGKVRTPVLSWFDTESGRYFTQATRGRDGRDWITIAPADAATLRNRLGEMLAGAASDAGAARI